In Erigeron canadensis isolate Cc75 chromosome 1, C_canadensis_v1, whole genome shotgun sequence, a single window of DNA contains:
- the LOC122582016 gene encoding poly [ADP-ribose] polymerase tankyrase-2, whose product MAVPGRHNLDGDDDEEGILFVEEGAFPEHDFEDTPPHLRDLAAAAMHGDLDGLRRALDNLDGSIDEPVEDGDTALHLTCLYGHLSCVQLLLERGASVEAKDEDGGVPLHDACAGGFMEIAQLLIAKANSAEGLKRMLESVDVEGDTPLHHAARGEHDQIVQLLLSIGASPTKTNVYGKTPGELVEPDTQTWTILEAATRQSAMAS is encoded by the exons ATGGCGGTTCCGGGAAGACACAACTTGGATGGCGATGACGATGAAGAAGGAATCCTTTTTGTTGAAGAAGGAGCGTTTCCGGAACATGATTTTGAAGATACACCCCCTCACCTTCGCGACCTCGCCGCCGCCGCTATGCACGGCGATCTTGACGGACTTCGCCGAGCcctag ATAATTTGGATGGCAGCATTGATGAACCTGTTGAGGATGGAGATACTGCTCTTCATCTCACATGTCTGTATGGTCATCTGTCATGTGTCCAG CTATTGTTGGAAAGGGGAGCTTCAGTGGAGGCTAAGGATGAAGATGGTGGGGTTCCTCTACATGATGCATGTGCTGGAG GATTTATGGAGATAGCCCAACTCTTGATTGCTAAAGCCAATTCTGCAGAGGGTTTGAAACGAATGCTTGAATCTGTTGATGTAGAAGGGGACACT CCTCTTCATCATGCGGCTAGAGGGGAACATGATCAAATTGTTCAACTTTTGCTTTCAATTGGGGCATCACCTACTAAGACAAATGTTTATGGAAAG ACCCCAGGGGAGCTTGTTGAACCGGACACACAAACTTGGACAATCTTAGAAGCCGCAACCAGACAAAGTGCAATGGCATCATAG
- the LOC122610296 gene encoding ras-related protein RABC2a-like: MSTSVGQYDLSFKILLIGDSGVGKSSLLVTFISNSVDDLPPTIGVDFKIKQFIVGGKRLKLTIWDTAGQERFRTLTSSYYRGTQGIILVYDVTRRETFTNLSEIWAKEVDLYSTNQDCVKMLVGNKVDKDSERFVSREEGAALAKELGCLFLECSAKNQEKVHQCFEELALKIMEVPSLLEEGSTMVKRNILKHKPEHQGNGGCCS; the protein is encoded by the exons ATGAGTACGTCGGTTGGTCAGTATGATCTGTCATTTAAGATCTTACTCATCGGAGATTCAGGCGTCGGTAAAAGCAGTCTTCTCGtcacttttatttctaattCCGTCGATGATCTACCTCCTACTATCG GTGTTGACTTCAAAATCAAGCAGTTTATAGTTGGTGGGAAAAGATTAAAACTTACAATTTGGGACACAG CCGGGCAGGAGAGATTCAGGACATTGACAAGCTCCTATTACAGAGGGACCCAAGGGATCATTCTTG TGTATGATGTTACAAGGAGAGAAACCTTCACGAACTTGTCGGAAATATGGGCTAAAGAAGTGGATCTTTACTCCACTAACCAAGACTGTGTCAAGATGCTTGTTGGGAATAAAGTTGACAAA GATTCTGAAAGATTTGTGAGCAGAGAAGAAGGTGCTGCCCTTGCAAAAGAGCTTGGCTGTTTGTTTCTTGAATGTAGTgctaaaaatcaagaaaaagtaCATCAATGTTTCGAAGAACTTGCATTAAAG ATAATGGAGGTTCCGAGTCTTCTGGAAGAAGGGTCTACAATGGTgaaaagaaatatattgaagCATAAACCAGAGCACCAGGGCAATGGTGGCTGTTGCTCATAA